From a region of the candidate division TA06 bacterium genome:
- a CDS encoding 50S ribosomal protein L1, protein MDRGKKYNLAVQKTDPNKTYTIAEAVEAVKQMAYAKFDEALEVSMKLELDPKKADQNLRGTVILPHGTGKKMRVLVFAKGEKEAEATAAGADFAGSDELIKKVSEGWTDFDVAIATPDMMSQVGRLGKILGVRGLMPNPKTGTVTFDLAKAVKEAKAGKIEYRVDKNSNLHVAVGKKSFDNSKLEENIKTLLSEIVKARPSSLKGTYIKSVSLSSTMSPGVKVALTELSALGK, encoded by the coding sequence ATGGATCGAGGGAAAAAGTACAATCTGGCAGTCCAGAAAACCGACCCGAACAAAACCTACACCATAGCCGAGGCGGTGGAAGCGGTAAAACAGATGGCTTACGCCAAGTTCGATGAGGCCCTTGAGGTTTCGATGAAGCTGGAGCTGGACCCCAAGAAGGCCGATCAGAACCTGCGGGGCACGGTGATCCTGCCCCACGGCACCGGTAAAAAAATGAGGGTGCTGGTGTTCGCCAAGGGCGAAAAGGAGGCCGAAGCCACTGCGGCCGGGGCCGATTTCGCCGGCAGCGACGAGCTGATCAAAAAAGTCTCGGAAGGCTGGACCGACTTTGACGTGGCCATAGCCACCCCGGATATGATGAGTCAGGTGGGCCGGCTGGGCAAAATACTGGGGGTGCGGGGACTGATGCCCAACCCCAAGACAGGGACAGTGACCTTTGACCTGGCCAAGGCGGTCAAGGAAGCCAAGGCCGGAAAAATAGAATACCGGGTGGACAAGAATTCCAACCTGCACGTGGCGGTGGGGAAGAAATCATTTGACAATTCCAAGTTGGAGGAGAACATAAAGACGCTGCTATCCGAGATAGTTAAAGCCAGGCCGTCATCGCTCAAGGGAACCTACATCAAAAGCGTTTCCCTTTCTTCCACCATGAGCCCGGGGGTCAAAGTCGCCCTTACCGAACTGTCGGCTTTAGGAAAGTGA
- a CDS encoding 50S ribosomal protein L10 produces the protein MPKTDKEQKVLELTEKIKTAKSVYLTDFTGLNVPQATELRKKLREASVEYRVAKNTLTKLAAKNAGYEMLADYLTGPTGLAFGITDAIIPAKILTEFAKEGNKPTVKIGLIEGKLVDPSEVKQLALLPSREALLSMVLAGLQAPIAGLVGVLGGILQKLVGTVDAIAKQKESQA, from the coding sequence ATGCCAAAAACAGATAAAGAACAAAAGGTCCTGGAACTGACCGAGAAAATAAAGACCGCCAAGTCGGTTTATTTAACCGATTTTACCGGCCTGAACGTCCCCCAGGCCACCGAGCTGCGCAAAAAATTGCGGGAAGCCTCGGTGGAATACCGGGTGGCCAAAAACACCCTGACCAAGCTGGCCGCCAAGAACGCCGGCTACGAGATGCTGGCCGACTACCTGACCGGGCCTACCGGCCTGGCCTTCGGCATCACCGATGCCATCATCCCGGCCAAGATCTTGACCGAGTTCGCCAAGGAGGGCAACAAGCCCACGGTCAAGATCGGCCTGATCGAAGGCAAATTGGTCGATCCCAGCGAGGTCAAACAGCTGGCCCTGCTGCCTTCCCGGGAAGCGCTTTTATCCATGGTGCTGGCCGGGCTGCAGGCGCCGATCGCGGGGTTGGTGGGGGTTTTGGGCGGAATACTGCAGAAATTAGTGGGCACGGTGGACGCCATAGCCAAGCAGAAGGAGTCCCAGGCATAG